The following coding sequences are from one Longimicrobiales bacterium window:
- a CDS encoding MEDS domain-containing protein produces the protein MFPLRYLRSIACAVVTVPKDPMSKLDALKRLPHGSHVCPIYQHDRERFTTAATFLGPGFARGERCLYVASEPGIDRLLAELAAQGFDVRAERDRGALHLLSDRDVYLRGGHFSADAMLEYLDRKEREALRDRFSGLRYAGEMSWAVSASEEHDLIPYEIRLNEFLEGRRMVVSCFYNRERFDDAIIHDVLRSHPLVVIGDRDYDNPYYEPPELLMRAPPEPPEFRRTRVRWWIERLRVVAEREAEREELVGQLRQAQKLDALGRLASGVAHDFNNLLTVIVGSAALLEDLVDDEEALALVQDIRRACEHSSALTRQLLSFSRKEVPAPRAIDLNTIVEETLGMLVRLLGQRIRVEKELERAPLIVRVDRGQIQQVLMNLAVNARDAMPDGGTLTLRTRAERVVGELAERLGLDPGSYATLQVGDTGTGMTDEVRQRLFEPFFTTKGHGRGTGLGLAVVHGIVIQNHGAIHVDSRPGDGSVFTVWLPMVASAVDEPEPQAPPASTDAAGETVLIVEDEEAIRKLIRRVLERAGYRVLEAADAVEGTRQFHARAVDLIIADVGLPDMQGDQLAESLLREAPDTRVLLLSGFTEADIGERVSDLGIVFLPKPFTPQDLLSAVAALLSRGRGHG, from the coding sequence TTGTTCCCGCTCCGGTATCTTCGGTCTATCGCGTGCGCCGTCGTCACCGTACCGAAAGACCCGATGAGCAAGCTCGACGCCCTCAAGCGGCTCCCTCACGGCAGCCACGTGTGCCCGATCTATCAGCACGATCGGGAGCGCTTCACGACCGCCGCCACATTTCTCGGCCCCGGCTTCGCTCGAGGCGAACGCTGTCTCTATGTCGCGAGCGAGCCCGGGATCGACCGCCTGCTCGCCGAGCTGGCGGCCCAGGGATTCGACGTACGGGCGGAGCGCGATCGGGGTGCCCTGCACCTTCTGAGCGACCGCGACGTCTATCTCCGGGGCGGGCACTTCTCGGCTGATGCGATGCTGGAGTACCTGGACCGCAAGGAGCGTGAGGCGCTTCGAGACCGCTTCAGCGGGTTGCGCTACGCGGGCGAGATGAGCTGGGCCGTTTCCGCGAGCGAGGAACACGATCTCATTCCCTACGAAATCCGCCTCAACGAATTTCTCGAAGGGCGGCGGATGGTGGTGAGCTGCTTCTACAACCGCGAGCGTTTCGACGACGCCATCATTCACGACGTTCTACGAAGCCACCCTCTGGTCGTGATCGGCGACCGCGACTACGACAATCCGTACTACGAACCGCCGGAACTCCTGATGCGGGCCCCGCCGGAGCCCCCGGAATTCAGGAGAACGCGGGTGCGGTGGTGGATCGAGCGCCTGCGCGTTGTCGCGGAGAGGGAGGCGGAACGCGAAGAACTGGTCGGGCAGCTCCGCCAAGCGCAGAAGCTCGACGCGCTGGGGCGGCTGGCCAGCGGCGTCGCGCACGACTTCAACAACCTCCTCACGGTCATCGTTGGTAGCGCTGCCCTCCTCGAGGATTTGGTGGATGATGAGGAGGCCCTCGCGCTGGTTCAGGACATCCGGCGCGCATGCGAGCACTCGTCGGCTCTCACCCGGCAGCTTCTATCGTTCAGTCGGAAGGAAGTCCCAGCTCCGCGTGCGATCGACCTGAACACGATCGTCGAGGAGACTCTGGGCATGCTGGTGCGGTTGCTGGGTCAGCGGATCCGGGTCGAGAAGGAACTCGAGCGCGCTCCCTTGATCGTGCGGGTCGACCGGGGTCAGATCCAGCAGGTGCTGATGAACCTCGCGGTCAATGCCCGCGATGCGATGCCCGACGGCGGAACGCTCACGCTGCGTACGCGTGCCGAACGAGTCGTCGGTGAGCTTGCCGAGCGACTGGGGCTGGACCCTGGCTCGTACGCGACCCTGCAGGTCGGCGACACCGGAACCGGGATGACGGACGAGGTCAGGCAACGCCTGTTCGAGCCGTTCTTCACTACCAAGGGGCACGGACGCGGCACCGGGCTCGGCCTCGCCGTGGTTCACGGCATCGTGATTCAGAACCATGGAGCGATCCACGTGGACAGTCGGCCCGGTGACGGGTCGGTGTTCACCGTGTGGCTGCCCATGGTCGCGAGCGCGGTCGATGAACCGGAACCGCAGGCTCCTCCGGCATCCACCGACGCGGCAGGCGAAACGGTGCTGATCGTGGAGGACGAAGAAGCGATCAGGAAGCTGATCCGGAGGGTGCTGGAGCGCGCGGGCTACCGGGTGCTCGAGGCCGCGGACGCAGTGGAAGGCACCCGCCAGTTCCACGCCCGGGCTGTCGATCTGATCATCGCGGACGTCGGGTTGCCCGACATGCAGGGCGACCAACTGGCGGAGTCCCTACTACGCGAAGCGCCGGACACCCGCGTCTTGCTCCTCTCCGGCTTCACGGAAGCGGACATCGGGGAGCGGGTGAGTGACCTCGGCATCGTCTTCCTCCCCAAGCCGTTCACACCCCAGGATCTGCTATCGGCGGTCGCCGCGCTGCTCAGCCGCGGGCGCGGACACGGGTGA